In a genomic window of Coprococcus eutactus:
- a CDS encoding sodium-dependent transporter: protein MSKDNNNGDKEKFASRLGFILVSAGCAIGLGNVWKFPYICGQNGGAIFIVIYILFLLLLGYPILTCEFAIGRGSGKSVGSALRELAPPGGNWHKFSWYAYAGNYLLMMFYTMVAGWMVYYVYVMGSGQLHGEAVEVIEGRFSEMLASPGLMAVVTLAVIACCIGICSLGLQNGVERVTKVMMIALIILMIVMAVNSLMLSGNEEGLKFYLVPSIERANARGWGNVLFDAMTQAFFTLSVGMGSMEIFGSCIGKEHKLSGEAKSVMYLDTFVALMAGVIILPACFAYGISPDKGPSLLFMTLPNVFNHMPGGRVWGVLFFIFMSFAALSTVIAVFENIISISIDMFGWKRKKSLIINLIGISVLSMPAVLGFNILSKIAPMGAGSNIMDLEDFLVSNNILPLGSLLFVLFCTRKNGWGFDNFVAEADAGIGKPFPRYLRKYMSYVLPLIIVVIYFKGYYDTFAPKGTLLLCIWMCVALLFVLFIGYLAFGHSRRDGGGDVSGHQPSDR from the coding sequence ATGAGTAAAGATAATAACAACGGCGACAAGGAAAAGTTCGCCTCAAGACTTGGCTTCATCCTTGTGTCTGCAGGGTGTGCCATAGGTCTTGGAAATGTGTGGAAATTCCCGTATATATGTGGGCAGAACGGCGGCGCGATATTTATCGTGATATATATACTGTTTCTACTGCTCTTGGGATATCCGATATTGACATGTGAGTTTGCCATCGGGCGAGGCAGTGGAAAGAGCGTAGGATCAGCTCTTAGGGAACTGGCACCGCCGGGAGGCAACTGGCACAAGTTCAGCTGGTACGCGTACGCAGGCAATTATCTGCTCATGATGTTCTACACCATGGTAGCGGGCTGGATGGTTTATTATGTGTATGTCATGGGTTCCGGGCAGCTGCACGGAGAGGCTGTTGAGGTCATAGAGGGCAGGTTCTCAGAGATGCTTGCTTCACCAGGACTTATGGCTGTGGTGACACTTGCGGTCATAGCGTGCTGCATAGGCATATGCTCATTGGGACTTCAGAATGGAGTGGAGAGGGTGACAAAGGTTATGATGATCGCCCTTATCATCCTGATGATAGTCATGGCTGTGAATTCACTTATGCTCTCGGGAAATGAAGAGGGACTTAAGTTCTACCTTGTCCCAAGTATAGAGCGAGCAAATGCGAGAGGCTGGGGAAATGTTCTGTTCGATGCCATGACTCAGGCGTTTTTCACGCTCAGCGTTGGTATGGGTTCCATGGAAATTTTTGGAAGCTGCATAGGAAAGGAACATAAGCTTTCAGGAGAGGCGAAGAGTGTTATGTATCTTGATACATTTGTTGCATTGATGGCAGGTGTGATCATTCTTCCGGCATGTTTTGCCTATGGGATCAGTCCCGACAAGGGACCATCACTTTTGTTTATGACGCTGCCAAATGTGTTCAACCATATGCCGGGGGGAAGAGTATGGGGAGTACTGTTCTTTATATTCATGTCATTTGCGGCACTTTCCACGGTTATAGCGGTGTTTGAAAATATTATTTCCATAAGCATAGATATGTTTGGCTGGAAGAGAAAGAAGTCTTTGATCATCAATCTGATTGGAATATCAGTGCTTTCCATGCCGGCAGTGTTAGGCTTCAACATATTGTCAAAGATTGCTCCGATGGGAGCCGGTTCCAACATCATGGATCTGGAGGACTTCCTTGTGTCGAACAATATACTTCCACTTGGATCACTGCTGTTTGTGTTGTTCTGCACCAGAAAGAACGGATGGGGATTTGACAATTTTGTCGCAGAGGCAGACGCAGGAATTGGCAAGCCATTCCCGCGGTATCTCAGAAAATATATGTCATATGTGCTGCCATTGATCATAGTTGTCATCTACTTCAAGGGCTACTATGATACATTTGCACCTAAGGGAACACTATTGCTGTGTATCTGGATGTGCGTTGCATTATTGTTTGTATTGTTTATTGGCTATCTGGCATTCGGGCACAGCCGCAGGGATGGCGGCGGAGATGTCAGTGGGCACCAGCCATCTGACAGATAG
- a CDS encoding alpha-amylase family glycosyl hydrolase: MATWLKDAIFYEIYPQSFYDTNGDGIGDFNGITAKLDYIKSLGCNAIWMNPCFDSPFSDAGYDVRDYKKVAERYGTMDDIKNLFTEAHKRDMHILLDLVPGHTSEEHAWFTESKKPETNEYTDRYMWTDGWLCGGAGLNYIAGETPRNAAYIVNFFKCQPALNYGVLNPTERWHKSMYDPACIATREAMKDVCRFWLDAGCDGFRVDMADSLVKHDDANKSGTVAVWQDILGDIHSEYPESAFVSEWGKAEQSIKAGFDMDFYLDWMGNGYNSLVRDYEAHLNAFASLPEKLDDSVANNSFFKADSKGTCDHFIDEYMGRYEQIKDKGAIALITGNHDTTRISYGLSEDELKLAYAFFLTMPGNPFIYYGDEIAMRFRSMASKEGGFTRTGSRTPMQWSSGENMGFSTAPADKLYLPVDPAEGAANVEAAEADQNSLLNTVKSLTELRHSQADLLDKSNLEIISRKPLVYKRGNLILAVNPKNTATQSRKLAELTDDAKVIYSIAINGTQPGIADGVITLPAQSFVVIMN; this comes from the coding sequence ATGGCTACATGGCTTAAAGATGCAATTTTTTATGAAATATACCCACAGAGTTTCTACGATACCAATGGTGATGGAATCGGTGATTTCAACGGAATCACCGCAAAGCTTGACTATATCAAGTCTCTTGGATGCAACGCTATCTGGATGAATCCATGCTTTGATTCACCATTTTCTGATGCGGGCTATGATGTAAGGGATTACAAGAAGGTTGCCGAGAGATACGGCACCATGGATGATATCAAAAACCTTTTTACCGAGGCTCATAAGAGGGATATGCATATCCTTCTCGACCTTGTTCCAGGCCACACATCAGAGGAGCACGCATGGTTTACCGAGAGCAAGAAGCCTGAGACAAATGAGTACACTGACAGATATATGTGGACTGACGGATGGCTCTGCGGCGGTGCAGGTCTCAACTACATCGCAGGTGAGACACCTCGAAATGCAGCCTACATCGTCAATTTCTTCAAATGCCAGCCGGCTCTCAACTATGGTGTTCTGAACCCAACCGAGAGATGGCACAAGAGCATGTACGATCCTGCATGTATCGCGACAAGGGAAGCTATGAAGGACGTGTGCCGTTTCTGGCTTGATGCCGGATGTGACGGATTCCGTGTTGATATGGCTGACTCACTTGTAAAACACGACGATGCGAACAAGAGCGGAACTGTCGCTGTATGGCAGGATATTCTCGGTGACATTCACTCCGAATACCCAGAATCAGCATTTGTATCTGAGTGGGGAAAGGCTGAGCAGTCCATCAAGGCAGGCTTCGATATGGACTTCTATCTTGACTGGATGGGCAACGGATATAACTCTCTGGTAAGAGATTACGAAGCTCATCTGAATGCATTTGCATCTCTTCCGGAGAAGCTCGATGACAGCGTGGCAAACAACAGCTTCTTCAAGGCTGACAGCAAGGGAACCTGCGACCACTTCATTGATGAATATATGGGAAGATATGAGCAGATAAAGGACAAGGGCGCCATCGCCCTCATCACAGGAAACCACGACACCACACGTATCAGCTACGGACTCTCTGAGGACGAGTTAAAGCTTGCCTACGCATTCTTCCTGACTATGCCCGGCAATCCATTCATCTACTATGGCGATGAGATCGCCATGAGATTCAGAAGCATGGCAAGCAAGGAGGGCGGATTTACAAGAACCGGTTCAAGAACTCCTATGCAGTGGAGCTCAGGTGAGAACATGGGATTCTCAACAGCACCGGCAGACAAGCTTTACCTCCCAGTTGATCCAGCGGAAGGAGCTGCAAATGTTGAAGCTGCTGAAGCGGATCAGAACTCGCTTCTCAACACAGTTAAGTCGCTCACCGAGCTCAGACACTCACAGGCTGATCTTCTCGACAAGAGCAATCTTGAGATCATCAGCAGAAAACCTCTGGTATACAAGAGAGGAAACCTGATCCTTGCAGTGAATCCTAAGAATACTGCCACTCAGTCAAGAAAACTTGCTGAATTGACAGATGACGCAAAGGTTATCTATTCTATAGCAATAAACGGCACACAGCCAGGCATCGCTGACGGAGTTATCACTCTTCCGGCACAGAGCTTTGTTGTGATAATGAACTAA
- a CDS encoding glutamate-5-semialdehyde dehydrogenase: protein MNMQEATSKMKADSYKMAALSEDTRNNILAHVKDALIAHKDEIFAANAKDMAAAEENGIAASVKKRLKFDEHKLADVTNGINELIKLADPVGQIQLKRELDEGLVLQRVSCPIGVIGIIFEARPDALVQISSLCIKSGNCAVLKGGKETANTNKALFDVIYSTAVANGAPEGCMLQASQHNEIDELLSCNKSVDLLIPRGSNAFVQYIMNNTKIPVMGHADGICHTYIDKDADIDKAIPIIIDAKTQYTAACNSTETLLIHRDVADEMLPAIARSLKDHGVKLRGTAEAAEIIKRAYTTDGQTNGSHTKAATDSQNDFEIMGDDDFNTEYLDLILSVKIVNDVQEAIAHINHFGSHHTDCIVTENADTAALFMQLVDSAGVYQNCSTRFADGFRYGFGAEVGISTSKIHARGPVGLEGLVTYKYKLYGHGQIVDDYATGKKQFHFKNL, encoded by the coding sequence ATGAACATGCAGGAAGCAACTTCTAAAATGAAGGCCGACAGTTACAAGATGGCGGCACTGTCAGAGGATACAAGAAACAATATACTAGCACATGTAAAGGACGCACTCATCGCACATAAGGATGAGATATTTGCGGCAAATGCAAAGGATATGGCTGCTGCCGAGGAGAACGGGATCGCAGCATCAGTCAAGAAGAGACTGAAGTTCGACGAGCACAAGCTTGCTGACGTGACAAATGGAATCAATGAGCTCATAAAACTCGCTGATCCGGTTGGACAGATCCAGCTTAAGAGAGAGCTTGACGAAGGTCTGGTGCTTCAGAGAGTGTCATGCCCTATCGGTGTCATTGGAATCATATTCGAGGCAAGACCGGACGCGCTGGTCCAGATATCATCATTGTGCATCAAGAGCGGCAACTGCGCTGTCCTCAAGGGTGGCAAGGAGACAGCCAACACCAACAAGGCACTCTTCGATGTAATCTACAGCACAGCAGTTGCAAATGGAGCACCTGAAGGCTGCATGCTCCAGGCAAGTCAGCACAACGAGATCGATGAGCTTCTGTCCTGCAACAAATCAGTGGATCTTCTCATACCTAGGGGCTCAAATGCATTTGTGCAATACATCATGAACAACACCAAGATTCCTGTCATGGGACACGCAGACGGAATCTGCCACACATACATAGACAAGGATGCTGACATAGATAAGGCGATTCCTATAATCATAGACGCAAAGACCCAGTACACTGCTGCATGCAATTCGACCGAGACACTGCTCATTCACAGGGATGTGGCAGATGAGATGCTCCCTGCAATAGCCAGATCACTTAAAGATCACGGAGTAAAGCTTCGCGGAACAGCTGAAGCTGCGGAGATTATTAAACGGGCGTACACAACTGACGGTCAGACCAACGGTTCACATACGAAAGCCGCAACCGACAGCCAGAACGATTTTGAGATCATGGGAGACGACGATTTTAATACGGAATATCTTGATCTGATCCTCTCTGTAAAAATCGTGAATGACGTTCAGGAAGCAATTGCTCACATCAACCACTTTGGTTCACACCACACAGACTGTATCGTGACTGAGAACGCTGATACTGCTGCCCTCTTCATGCAGCTTGTCGACTCAGCCGGAGTATACCAGAACTGCTCCACAAGATTTGCCGACGGTTTCAGATATGGATTTGGTGCAGAGGTCGGTATCAGCACCAGCAAGATCCACGCAAGGGGACCTGTCGGTCTCGAAGGGCTTGTCACCTACAAGTATAAACTCTATGGACACGGTCAGATCGTGGACGACTATGCAACCGGCAAGAAACAGTTTCACTTTAAAAATCTGTAG